From the Salarias fasciatus chromosome 16, fSalaFa1.1, whole genome shotgun sequence genome, one window contains:
- the adarb1b gene encoding double-stranded RNA-specific editase 1 isoform X3, giving the protein MDVDEEENMSSSSTDVKENRNLDNVSCKDGVGVAEQLPNGSGLGSRKRPLEEGNNGHAHSKFRAKKRKKTPGPVLPKNALMQLNEIKPGLQYKLLSQTGPVHAPVFVMTVEVNGQMFEGMGPTKKKAKLNAAEKALRSFVQFPNASEAHLAMGRTLTVNTDFTSDQADFPDMLFNGFETPAATEETFFLGSNGSSSLNSLGEYPLPTPPGSTLAQAPLPPPSAFSSPSSGKNPVMILNELRPGLKYDFVSESGESHAKNFVMSVTVDTQTFEGSGRNKKLAKARAAQAALSALFNMQLDQTPSRQPIPREGLQLHLPQVLADAVSRLVVDKFSELTDNFTSPHARRKVLAGVVMTTGTDVKEAQVICVSTGTKCINGEYMSDRGLALNDCHAEIIARRSLIRYLYTQLEFFLSSSKEEHPKSIFVQCDKGGYRLKDNVQFHLYISTSPCGDARIFSPHEAGVEDQGDRHPNRKARGQLRTKIESGEGTIPVRSSNTIQTWDGVLQGERLLTMSCSDKIARWNVVGIQGSLMSYFTEPIYFSSIILGSLYHADHLSRAMYQRIADIEDLPQQFTLNRPLLSGISNAEARQPGKAPNFSVNWTVGDQALEVINATTGKDDMGRASRLCKHALYSRWVRLHSKLSSILRIKVLKPSSYHEAKQAATEYHSAKQALIKAFHKAGLGAWVKKPIEQDQFTLSS; this is encoded by the exons GTTCAAGCAGCACCGACGTTAAGGAAAACCGAAACCTGGACAACGTGTCCTGCAAAGACGGGGTGGGAGTGGCTGAGCAGCTCCCCAATGGAAGTGGCCTGGGCAGTCGAAAGCGGCCCTTAGAGGAGGGCAACAATGGTCACGCACATTCCAAGTTCCGGGCTAAGAAGCGCAAGAAAACCCCCGGGCCGGTCCTGCCCAAGAACGCTTTGATGCAGCTGAACGAAATCAAACCGGGGCTGCAGTACAAACTGCTGTCTCAGACAGGGCCCGTCCACGCGCCGGTGTTTGTCATGACCGTGGAGGTGAACGGACAGATGTTTGAGGGCATGGGCCCGACCAAGAAGAAGGCCAAACTGAACGCGGCGGAGAAAGCGCTGCGCTCTTTTGTTCAGTTCCCCAACGCGTCCGAGGCCCACCTGGCCATGGGCCGCACGCTGACGGTGAACACGGACTTTACATCTGACCAAGCCGACTTCCCCGACATGCTCTTCAACGGATTTGAGACACCGGCCGCAACTGAAGAAACCTTCTTTCTAGGCTCCAATGGTAGCAGCTCCTTAAACTCGCTAGGGGAGTACCCACTGCCCACACCACCTGGCAGCACCCTTGCCCAGGCCCCGTTGCCCCCTCCATCTGCGTTCAGCTCGCCCTCCAGTGGCAAAAACCCAGTCATGATCCTCAATGAGCTCAGGCCGGGCCTCAAATATGACTTTGTCTCGGAGAGCGGGGAGAGTCACGCCAAGAATTTTGTGATGTCGGTCACGGTGGACACTCAGACGTTTGAAGGCTCAGGACGCAACAAGAAGCTGGCGAAAGCCCGGGCAGCGCAAGCCGCCCTGTCCGCTCTGTTCAACATGCAGCTAGACCAGACGCCGTCCCGGCAGCCCATACCCAGAGAGGGACTGCAGCTACATCTACCACAG GTTCTGGCGGATGCCGTCTCTCGCCTGGTGGTGGATAAGTTCAGCGAGCTGACAGACAACTTCACATCCCCACATGCACGAAGAAAAGTCCTTGCAGGGGTCGTCATGACAACAG GGACAGACGTCAAGGAAGCACAGGTCATATGTGTTTCCACGGGAACCAAATGCATCAACGGTGAGTACATGAGCGACCGCGGCCTGGCCCTCAACGACTGCCACGCCGAGATCATCGCCCGGCGCTCGCTCATCCGGTACCTCTACACCCAGCTGGAGTTCTTCCTCAG CAGCAGCAAGGAGGAGCACCCGAAGTCCATATTCGTGCAGTGCGACAAAGGAGGCTACAGGTTAAAGGACAACGTCCAGTTCCACCTCTACATCAGCACCTCGCCCTGCGGAGACGCCCGGATCTTCTCGCCGCACGAGGCCGGAGTGGAAG ACCAAGGGGACAGGCATCCCAACCGGAAAGCACGGGGACAGCTGAGGACCAAAATCGAGTCGGGGGAAGGCACCATCCCCGTCCGGTCCAGCAACACCATCCAGACCTGGGACGGCGTGCTTCAGGGCGAGAGGCTACTCACCATGTCCTGCAGCGACAAGATCGCAAg GTGGAACGTGGTGGGCATCCAGGGCTCTCTGATGAGCTACTTCACAGAGCCCATCTACTTCTCCAGCATCATCCTCGGCAGCCTGTACCACGCGGACCACCTGTCCAGGGCCATGTACCAGCGCATCGCGGACATCGAGGACCTGCCCCAGCAGTTCACCCTCAACAGGCCCCTCCTCAGCG GTATAAGCAACGCCGAAGCCAGGCAGCCGGGCAAGGCGCCGAATTTCAGCGTGAACTGGACGGTGGGCGACCAGGCCCTGGAGGTGATCAATGCAACCACGGGCAAGGACGACATGGGCCGCGCTTCACGCCTCTGCAAACACGCCCTCTACAGCCGCTGGGTGCGCCTACACTCCAAG CTGTCGTCCATCCTGCGGATCAAAGTGCTGAAGCCCAGCTCGTACCACGAAGCCAAGCAGGCCGCCACAGAGTACCACTCCGCCAAGCAGGCGCTCATCAAGGCCTTCCACAAGGCCGGCCTGGGGGCTTGGGTCAAAAAGCCCATCGAGCAAGACCAGTTCACCCTCAGCTCCTGA
- the adarb1b gene encoding double-stranded RNA-specific editase 1 isoform X2: MALLTNGTQSLGSYYCLIRRRFKRRRKKRSERKGAAGARLLSGPSKPVTMDVDEEENMSSSSTDVKENRNLDNVSCKDGVGVAEQLPNGSGLGSRKRPLEEGNNGHAHSKFRAKKRKKTPGPVLPKNALMQLNEIKPGLQYKLLSQTGPVHAPVFVMTVEVNGQMFEGMGPTKKKAKLNAAEKALRSFVQFPNASEAHLAMGRTLTVNTDFTSDQADFPDMLFNGFETPAATEETFFLGSNGSSSLNSLGEYPLPTPPGSTLAQAPLPPPSAFSSPSSGKNPVMILNELRPGLKYDFVSESGESHAKNFVMSVTVDTQTFEGSGRNKKLAKARAAQAALSALFNMQLDQTPSRQPIPREGLQLHLPQVLADAVSRLVVDKFSELTDNFTSPHARRKVLAGVVMTTGTDVKEAQVICVSTGTKCINGEYMSDRGLALNDCHAEIIARRSLIRYLYTQLEFFLSSKEEHPKSIFVQCDKGGYRLKDNVQFHLYISTSPCGDARIFSPHEAGVEDQGDRHPNRKARGQLRTKIESGEGTIPVRSSNTIQTWDGVLQGERLLTMSCSDKIARWNVVGIQGSLMSYFTEPIYFSSIILGSLYHADHLSRAMYQRIADIEDLPQQFTLNRPLLSGISNAEARQPGKAPNFSVNWTVGDQALEVINATTGKDDMGRASRLCKHALYSRWVRLHSKLSSILRIKVLKPSSYHEAKQAATEYHSAKQALIKAFHKAGLGAWVKKPIEQDQFTLSS; encoded by the exons GTTCAAGCAGCACCGACGTTAAGGAAAACCGAAACCTGGACAACGTGTCCTGCAAAGACGGGGTGGGAGTGGCTGAGCAGCTCCCCAATGGAAGTGGCCTGGGCAGTCGAAAGCGGCCCTTAGAGGAGGGCAACAATGGTCACGCACATTCCAAGTTCCGGGCTAAGAAGCGCAAGAAAACCCCCGGGCCGGTCCTGCCCAAGAACGCTTTGATGCAGCTGAACGAAATCAAACCGGGGCTGCAGTACAAACTGCTGTCTCAGACAGGGCCCGTCCACGCGCCGGTGTTTGTCATGACCGTGGAGGTGAACGGACAGATGTTTGAGGGCATGGGCCCGACCAAGAAGAAGGCCAAACTGAACGCGGCGGAGAAAGCGCTGCGCTCTTTTGTTCAGTTCCCCAACGCGTCCGAGGCCCACCTGGCCATGGGCCGCACGCTGACGGTGAACACGGACTTTACATCTGACCAAGCCGACTTCCCCGACATGCTCTTCAACGGATTTGAGACACCGGCCGCAACTGAAGAAACCTTCTTTCTAGGCTCCAATGGTAGCAGCTCCTTAAACTCGCTAGGGGAGTACCCACTGCCCACACCACCTGGCAGCACCCTTGCCCAGGCCCCGTTGCCCCCTCCATCTGCGTTCAGCTCGCCCTCCAGTGGCAAAAACCCAGTCATGATCCTCAATGAGCTCAGGCCGGGCCTCAAATATGACTTTGTCTCGGAGAGCGGGGAGAGTCACGCCAAGAATTTTGTGATGTCGGTCACGGTGGACACTCAGACGTTTGAAGGCTCAGGACGCAACAAGAAGCTGGCGAAAGCCCGGGCAGCGCAAGCCGCCCTGTCCGCTCTGTTCAACATGCAGCTAGACCAGACGCCGTCCCGGCAGCCCATACCCAGAGAGGGACTGCAGCTACATCTACCACAG GTTCTGGCGGATGCCGTCTCTCGCCTGGTGGTGGATAAGTTCAGCGAGCTGACAGACAACTTCACATCCCCACATGCACGAAGAAAAGTCCTTGCAGGGGTCGTCATGACAACAG GGACAGACGTCAAGGAAGCACAGGTCATATGTGTTTCCACGGGAACCAAATGCATCAACGGTGAGTACATGAGCGACCGCGGCCTGGCCCTCAACGACTGCCACGCCGAGATCATCGCCCGGCGCTCGCTCATCCGGTACCTCTACACCCAGCTGGAGTTCTTCCTCAG CAGCAAGGAGGAGCACCCGAAGTCCATATTCGTGCAGTGCGACAAAGGAGGCTACAGGTTAAAGGACAACGTCCAGTTCCACCTCTACATCAGCACCTCGCCCTGCGGAGACGCCCGGATCTTCTCGCCGCACGAGGCCGGAGTGGAAG ACCAAGGGGACAGGCATCCCAACCGGAAAGCACGGGGACAGCTGAGGACCAAAATCGAGTCGGGGGAAGGCACCATCCCCGTCCGGTCCAGCAACACCATCCAGACCTGGGACGGCGTGCTTCAGGGCGAGAGGCTACTCACCATGTCCTGCAGCGACAAGATCGCAAg GTGGAACGTGGTGGGCATCCAGGGCTCTCTGATGAGCTACTTCACAGAGCCCATCTACTTCTCCAGCATCATCCTCGGCAGCCTGTACCACGCGGACCACCTGTCCAGGGCCATGTACCAGCGCATCGCGGACATCGAGGACCTGCCCCAGCAGTTCACCCTCAACAGGCCCCTCCTCAGCG GTATAAGCAACGCCGAAGCCAGGCAGCCGGGCAAGGCGCCGAATTTCAGCGTGAACTGGACGGTGGGCGACCAGGCCCTGGAGGTGATCAATGCAACCACGGGCAAGGACGACATGGGCCGCGCTTCACGCCTCTGCAAACACGCCCTCTACAGCCGCTGGGTGCGCCTACACTCCAAG CTGTCGTCCATCCTGCGGATCAAAGTGCTGAAGCCCAGCTCGTACCACGAAGCCAAGCAGGCCGCCACAGAGTACCACTCCGCCAAGCAGGCGCTCATCAAGGCCTTCCACAAGGCCGGCCTGGGGGCTTGGGTCAAAAAGCCCATCGAGCAAGACCAGTTCACCCTCAGCTCCTGA
- the adarb1b gene encoding double-stranded RNA-specific editase 1 isoform X1, with amino-acid sequence MALLTNGTQSLGSYYCLIRRRFKRRRKKRSERKGAAGARLLSGPSKPVTMDVDEEENMSSSSTDVKENRNLDNVSCKDGVGVAEQLPNGSGLGSRKRPLEEGNNGHAHSKFRAKKRKKTPGPVLPKNALMQLNEIKPGLQYKLLSQTGPVHAPVFVMTVEVNGQMFEGMGPTKKKAKLNAAEKALRSFVQFPNASEAHLAMGRTLTVNTDFTSDQADFPDMLFNGFETPAATEETFFLGSNGSSSLNSLGEYPLPTPPGSTLAQAPLPPPSAFSSPSSGKNPVMILNELRPGLKYDFVSESGESHAKNFVMSVTVDTQTFEGSGRNKKLAKARAAQAALSALFNMQLDQTPSRQPIPREGLQLHLPQVLADAVSRLVVDKFSELTDNFTSPHARRKVLAGVVMTTGTDVKEAQVICVSTGTKCINGEYMSDRGLALNDCHAEIIARRSLIRYLYTQLEFFLSSSKEEHPKSIFVQCDKGGYRLKDNVQFHLYISTSPCGDARIFSPHEAGVEDQGDRHPNRKARGQLRTKIESGEGTIPVRSSNTIQTWDGVLQGERLLTMSCSDKIARWNVVGIQGSLMSYFTEPIYFSSIILGSLYHADHLSRAMYQRIADIEDLPQQFTLNRPLLSGISNAEARQPGKAPNFSVNWTVGDQALEVINATTGKDDMGRASRLCKHALYSRWVRLHSKLSSILRIKVLKPSSYHEAKQAATEYHSAKQALIKAFHKAGLGAWVKKPIEQDQFTLSS; translated from the exons GTTCAAGCAGCACCGACGTTAAGGAAAACCGAAACCTGGACAACGTGTCCTGCAAAGACGGGGTGGGAGTGGCTGAGCAGCTCCCCAATGGAAGTGGCCTGGGCAGTCGAAAGCGGCCCTTAGAGGAGGGCAACAATGGTCACGCACATTCCAAGTTCCGGGCTAAGAAGCGCAAGAAAACCCCCGGGCCGGTCCTGCCCAAGAACGCTTTGATGCAGCTGAACGAAATCAAACCGGGGCTGCAGTACAAACTGCTGTCTCAGACAGGGCCCGTCCACGCGCCGGTGTTTGTCATGACCGTGGAGGTGAACGGACAGATGTTTGAGGGCATGGGCCCGACCAAGAAGAAGGCCAAACTGAACGCGGCGGAGAAAGCGCTGCGCTCTTTTGTTCAGTTCCCCAACGCGTCCGAGGCCCACCTGGCCATGGGCCGCACGCTGACGGTGAACACGGACTTTACATCTGACCAAGCCGACTTCCCCGACATGCTCTTCAACGGATTTGAGACACCGGCCGCAACTGAAGAAACCTTCTTTCTAGGCTCCAATGGTAGCAGCTCCTTAAACTCGCTAGGGGAGTACCCACTGCCCACACCACCTGGCAGCACCCTTGCCCAGGCCCCGTTGCCCCCTCCATCTGCGTTCAGCTCGCCCTCCAGTGGCAAAAACCCAGTCATGATCCTCAATGAGCTCAGGCCGGGCCTCAAATATGACTTTGTCTCGGAGAGCGGGGAGAGTCACGCCAAGAATTTTGTGATGTCGGTCACGGTGGACACTCAGACGTTTGAAGGCTCAGGACGCAACAAGAAGCTGGCGAAAGCCCGGGCAGCGCAAGCCGCCCTGTCCGCTCTGTTCAACATGCAGCTAGACCAGACGCCGTCCCGGCAGCCCATACCCAGAGAGGGACTGCAGCTACATCTACCACAG GTTCTGGCGGATGCCGTCTCTCGCCTGGTGGTGGATAAGTTCAGCGAGCTGACAGACAACTTCACATCCCCACATGCACGAAGAAAAGTCCTTGCAGGGGTCGTCATGACAACAG GGACAGACGTCAAGGAAGCACAGGTCATATGTGTTTCCACGGGAACCAAATGCATCAACGGTGAGTACATGAGCGACCGCGGCCTGGCCCTCAACGACTGCCACGCCGAGATCATCGCCCGGCGCTCGCTCATCCGGTACCTCTACACCCAGCTGGAGTTCTTCCTCAG CAGCAGCAAGGAGGAGCACCCGAAGTCCATATTCGTGCAGTGCGACAAAGGAGGCTACAGGTTAAAGGACAACGTCCAGTTCCACCTCTACATCAGCACCTCGCCCTGCGGAGACGCCCGGATCTTCTCGCCGCACGAGGCCGGAGTGGAAG ACCAAGGGGACAGGCATCCCAACCGGAAAGCACGGGGACAGCTGAGGACCAAAATCGAGTCGGGGGAAGGCACCATCCCCGTCCGGTCCAGCAACACCATCCAGACCTGGGACGGCGTGCTTCAGGGCGAGAGGCTACTCACCATGTCCTGCAGCGACAAGATCGCAAg GTGGAACGTGGTGGGCATCCAGGGCTCTCTGATGAGCTACTTCACAGAGCCCATCTACTTCTCCAGCATCATCCTCGGCAGCCTGTACCACGCGGACCACCTGTCCAGGGCCATGTACCAGCGCATCGCGGACATCGAGGACCTGCCCCAGCAGTTCACCCTCAACAGGCCCCTCCTCAGCG GTATAAGCAACGCCGAAGCCAGGCAGCCGGGCAAGGCGCCGAATTTCAGCGTGAACTGGACGGTGGGCGACCAGGCCCTGGAGGTGATCAATGCAACCACGGGCAAGGACGACATGGGCCGCGCTTCACGCCTCTGCAAACACGCCCTCTACAGCCGCTGGGTGCGCCTACACTCCAAG CTGTCGTCCATCCTGCGGATCAAAGTGCTGAAGCCCAGCTCGTACCACGAAGCCAAGCAGGCCGCCACAGAGTACCACTCCGCCAAGCAGGCGCTCATCAAGGCCTTCCACAAGGCCGGCCTGGGGGCTTGGGTCAAAAAGCCCATCGAGCAAGACCAGTTCACCCTCAGCTCCTGA